GTCTGAATTTTAATGGGAAACAGATGAAAGCTACCTATATCGGACGGGAGCAAGGTTTGCTTAATGATATGATTCATGGTGTACTTGAAGATGAAAACGGACTCTTATGGCTTGGTACGAATCGGGGACTGATTAAATATAATCCGATAAATGGCTCATCACATGCTTACTTTTACAGTGCAGGTGTTCAGATCGGTGAGTTTAGTGATGATGCTTATTATATGTGTCCATATACACAGGAACTTTTTTTCGGTGGGATTGACGGGTTGCTTTATCTGGATAAAGAGGTGCAGGCTGCTCCGGAATTTTATCCGGATATTTTGTTGCGTAAGTTGACTGTTGGACATACGCAAGTGGTTCGGGGAGATGGAGATTATTATACGGATGATGGTAAGGCGTTGCAGTTGAAGGGGACGGAGGTTTCGTTTGCACTTTCTTTTGTTGTTCCGGATTTTTTATCAGGAGAAGACATAGAATACTCTTACCAGTTGGAAGGATATGATAAAGACTGGACATCTTTTAGTAGTATTAATGAGGCCTCATATACGGGAGTGCCGGCTGGTGATTATATCTTTAAGGTACGTTATAAGAGAGATGTGTTTGATACAGAATATCGGCATTTTTCTATTCCGGTATATATCCTCTCTCCCTGGTATCGTTCAGTGCCGGCTTATTTTGTTTATTTTATTATTTTCCTGTTGCTGTTGGGGTACGTGATATATTTGCTACGTAAAAACTACCTTCAGGAACGGATGATGAAAACACTGATGGGGACAGAAAGTTGCCGGAAATCCGAAACCGTTTATACTGACCGTAGGATACTTGAAGATTTTACTCTTATTTATAATTATTGTGACCAATTGCGTGCAGAGAATCTTTCTTATGAGCAGTGTCTTGAGAAAGTGTCACTGATACGCGAAACGGTGATGACCGCACTTCTTAATCCTGACACTCTATGTTTGGAAGAACTTAAACAATTCTTTCCGGATCGGTTTATTGTTTCTGCACGTATGAGTATACAGGGAGTTTCTCAAGAGGTATTACGTACGTTAGAAGAACAAGGGATTGATCATTCTTCTATATCGTCAATGATTCCGGAACATTTAACATTTCCTGTTTACAAGAACGCATTGTACAGCATCCTTTATTGCTGTTACCTACGGATTACTGAAATGAAAGGTACCCATGGCGTAATAGTAGAAATGTCAGAACAGGATGGCAAGATGCAGCTACATTTTTCTTCTAAAGATGCTACTGTGAAAGCATTGTATGAATACCTTTCTGATAAAGCTTCTTCAGTAACGGAGAAAGATTCTGATCATGTGTTTGCTGTACATTTACTATTAGGTTTTGTACGGTCAGCTTTGGAACGTATTCATGCCGTTCTTCGTTGTGATACTGATGAGAGTGGCAGCCGGTTGACGATTATCTTTGAACCGGCGGTTTTGACAGTGGCAGGTGAACAAGGGAAGAAAACTGTGCTTTTGTTGGAAGACAGAGACGAAATGACTTGGTTAATTAGTAATTTCCTGGCTGATGAATACGTGGTTCATCAAGTAAAGAGTGTGCAGCTTGCTTTTGAAGAAATTCGCCGGTCGGCTCCGGCTCTATTACTAGTGGATATGACAATGTATGCGAATGCTGAAAGTACTTTTATGGAGTATGTTAGTCGGAATCGTACCCTGCTTTCAAAGACGGCTTTTATTCCGTTGTTAACCTGGAAAGTTGGTTCGGCCATTCAGCGGGAGCTGATCTTGTGGTCTGATTCTTATATTGTACTTCCTTATGATATATTATTCTTGCGGGAAGTTGTTCATAATGCTATTTATGGAAAGCGGGAAGCAAAGCAGATATATATGGAAGAACTGGGAGATTTGGCGGGACAAATTGTCTGTACAACTACCGAACAGGCTGATTTTATTCGCAAACTGTTAAAGGTGATTGAAGAAAATCTGGACAAGGAAGAATTGGGTTCAACGTTGATAGCCGATCGTATGGCAATGAGTTCCCGTCAGTTCTATCGTAAATTCAAGGAAATATCGAACACTGCTCCCGGTGAATTAATAAAGAGTTATCGTATGGAAAAGGCAGCTCGTCTGTTACTTGATGAAGAACTCTCTATTCAAGATGTTATTATGGAAGTCGGTATTTCCAGTCGGTCTTATTTTTATAAAGAATTTACCCGTCGATTCGGGATGACACCGAAAGATTATCGGGAACAGCGAAATGTATGTTGATTGTCAGGCTAAATTCTTTCGTATAGGTGACTAATCGGGAAACATTGTTATTAATTTGTTTGTCACTATCTTGTGCTCTAAATACCTTTTTATAATTTTATCCGATTGATTATTAGTGCTTTAGTTTGTGCTCTAATTTACCATTCTGTGCTTTGGATATGTATCTTTATTTTGCCTTTTTTTTGGCAAAGTAGAGCATTTGCCTTTTATTTGAATAACCTTTATTTGCAGTAATCTTTTTAAAAGGGATTAACCTTATTACTAATCAAAACTAAAGGAATTATGAATGAAAAACTAAAGTATCTTACCTTATTTATA
The Bacteroides luhongzhouii DNA segment above includes these coding regions:
- a CDS encoding helix-turn-helix domain-containing protein, giving the protein MINTMKIRLILSFVLLIYSLVCQADGGKDSYIFRKVDYQQGLSNSAVLCLFQDNTGLMWFGTYDGVNCYDGRNMEVFRSDFSAPKALSNNVIHSIQQADNNCLWISTHLGINRLSQDSRQVVGYYDFTDDYYLHSNSKGNTWVVSHNGIFYYNTSYKRFVQIKNLKVSVEDMDRRAFVTDDGVLWIFTQYTGELLQVSQDAFDCDTLSIHSTVSSTNFHAKPIADVFYQNGVLCFIDSEHDLYVYDISRQSKIYIRNLSSLVQKYGTIAGIALFYEDIIIGFRTNGLVRLRTSQKYKEEVIDRNVRIYNIYRDPHQNVLWVASDGQGTIMYAKKYSIATNLMLNQLSPNLSRQVRSVMTDNCGGLWFGTKGDGLLYVPDYRKSEEASAVTVYSPEGKQSVASYIRWNKEFPVYKLVQSRYMDGFWIGSGDPGLFYYSFEDQALHSVENLPAQPTEIHGIYEENDSVLYVVTAGSGFHKLVLEKQAGAVRFKSQKKYHFFHGQREITMFYPMLPEGDSILWLGSREKGLVRFDKRTEEYKVISLKEMLHKSVDDVLSLYRTKEGLLYVGTTSGLVCLNFNGKQMKATYIGREQGLLNDMIHGVLEDENGLLWLGTNRGLIKYNPINGSSHAYFYSAGVQIGEFSDDAYYMCPYTQELFFGGIDGLLYLDKEVQAAPEFYPDILLRKLTVGHTQVVRGDGDYYTDDGKALQLKGTEVSFALSFVVPDFLSGEDIEYSYQLEGYDKDWTSFSSINEASYTGVPAGDYIFKVRYKRDVFDTEYRHFSIPVYILSPWYRSVPAYFVYFIIFLLLLGYVIYLLRKNYLQERMMKTLMGTESCRKSETVYTDRRILEDFTLIYNYCDQLRAENLSYEQCLEKVSLIRETVMTALLNPDTLCLEELKQFFPDRFIVSARMSIQGVSQEVLRTLEEQGIDHSSISSMIPEHLTFPVYKNALYSILYCCYLRITEMKGTHGVIVEMSEQDGKMQLHFSSKDATVKALYEYLSDKASSVTEKDSDHVFAVHLLLGFVRSALERIHAVLRCDTDESGSRLTIIFEPAVLTVAGEQGKKTVLLLEDRDEMTWLISNFLADEYVVHQVKSVQLAFEEIRRSAPALLLVDMTMYANAESTFMEYVSRNRTLLSKTAFIPLLTWKVGSAIQRELILWSDSYIVLPYDILFLREVVHNAIYGKREAKQIYMEELGDLAGQIVCTTTEQADFIRKLLKVIEENLDKEELGSTLIADRMAMSSRQFYRKFKEISNTAPGELIKSYRMEKAARLLLDEELSIQDVIMEVGISSRSYFYKEFTRRFGMTPKDYREQRNVC